One window from the genome of Deinococcus radiopugnans ATCC 19172 encodes:
- a CDS encoding prohibitin family protein, with protein sequence MTNSDPGSSPFRANPVNNPTGNGPPPPPPARFSPRLGWTIGGVVVAGLIVAQSVTVIPAGYVGVVFSSFTGVKPNPLQEGLHFVMPFVDHVTTYDARLQEVTLSQTAAQGDEGSISARSKEGLDITAEVTVQFRIDRAKAAILHKELGRNYINTALRPQVRAKVRDAIGQFGAADLISNQRAQLEGTITTELNKSFSRNNLILDAILLRELKIPESVAKAIEEKQTAEQQVAVERNRLQQAEISAQRDVVKAEGEAKAAIATARGQAEALSLRGKSLKENPQLIQLTVAERLAPGIQTIMLPSDGNFLLDLKSLGVQTQPKAAPTPSGN encoded by the coding sequence ATGACCAACTCTGATCCAGGCTCCTCCCCCTTCCGCGCCAATCCCGTCAACAATCCCACCGGGAATGGCCCGCCCCCCCCTCCGCCCGCCCGCTTCTCGCCCCGGCTGGGCTGGACTATCGGCGGGGTGGTGGTGGCCGGGCTGATCGTGGCCCAGAGCGTCACCGTGATTCCGGCGGGCTACGTGGGCGTGGTGTTCAGCTCGTTTACCGGGGTCAAGCCCAACCCCCTGCAGGAGGGCCTGCATTTCGTGATGCCCTTCGTCGATCACGTGACCACCTACGACGCCCGCCTGCAGGAGGTCACGCTGTCCCAGACTGCGGCGCAGGGTGATGAGGGTTCCATCAGTGCCCGCAGCAAGGAAGGGCTGGACATCACGGCGGAGGTGACGGTGCAGTTCCGGATTGACCGCGCCAAGGCGGCCATTCTCCACAAGGAACTGGGGCGCAACTACATCAACACCGCTCTGCGCCCGCAGGTCCGCGCCAAGGTGCGCGACGCCATCGGGCAGTTCGGGGCCGCCGACCTGATCAGCAATCAGCGGGCACAGCTGGAAGGCACCATTACCACCGAGCTGAACAAGTCCTTCTCGCGCAACAACCTGATCCTGGACGCCATCCTGCTGCGGGAGCTGAAGATCCCCGAAAGCGTGGCCAAGGCCATCGAGGAAAAGCAGACCGCCGAGCAGCAGGTGGCCGTGGAACGCAACCGCCTGCAACAGGCCGAGATCAGCGCCCAGCGCGACGTGGTCAAGGCCGAGGGCGAGGCCAAAGCCGCCATCGCCACCGCCCGCGGGCAGGCCGAAGCGCTGTCGCTGCGCGGCAAGTCCCTCAAGGAAAACCCGCAGCTGATCCAGCTCACGGTGGCCGAGCGCCTGGCCCCCGGCATCCAGACCATCATGCTGCCCAGCGACGGCAACTTCCTGCTGGACCTGAAGTCGCTGGGCGTGCAGACCCAGCCCAAGGCGGCCCCGACCCCGTCCGGCAACTGA
- a CDS encoding outer membrane lipoprotein carrier protein LolA — protein sequence MRTPLKLTSLLALCGVLLIPSASAQTVQDIISKVDAAQKAAKDISFRLSGSASLESSPQKIDFTVKSIPAQNVARLQFNAPDALADNIVVADKNEIRQYLFLTNQVTVTSTKKAADSAGFGGLDFTQLSNTASLLSQYNVKLLSTTGAAGKRLFQLEATPKNGNSTDKTRVFITEAGWRPTRVQIVSSAGKSLADLNVSNYKINSGLSVAGLKQLPKDAEIVRQ from the coding sequence ATGAGGACACCTCTCAAACTGACTTCCCTTCTCGCCCTCTGCGGCGTGTTGCTGATCCCTTCCGCCAGTGCCCAGACCGTTCAGGACATCATCTCTAAAGTAGACGCTGCCCAGAAGGCCGCCAAGGACATCTCATTCCGCCTGAGCGGCAGCGCCTCGCTGGAGTCCAGCCCGCAGAAGATCGATTTCACGGTCAAGAGCATTCCCGCGCAGAACGTGGCCCGCCTGCAGTTCAACGCCCCCGACGCGCTGGCCGACAACATCGTGGTGGCCGACAAGAATGAGATTCGCCAGTACCTGTTCCTGACCAATCAGGTCACCGTGACCTCCACCAAAAAGGCCGCCGACAGCGCGGGCTTCGGCGGGCTGGATTTCACGCAGCTCAGCAACACGGCTTCGCTGCTCTCGCAGTACAACGTGAAACTGCTGTCCACCACGGGCGCGGCCGGGAAACGCCTGTTCCAGCTGGAGGCCACCCCCAAGAACGGCAACTCCACCGACAAGACGCGCGTCTTTATCACCGAGGCGGGTTGGCGCCCCACCCGCGTCCAGATCGTAAGCAGCGCGGGCAAGTCGCTGGCCGATCTGAACGTCAGCAACTACAAGATCAACTCCGGCCTCAGCGTGGCCGGGCTCAAGCAGTTGCCCAAGGACGCGGAGATCGTCCGGCAATAG
- a CDS encoding LEA type 2 family protein, with product MRLLLPAVLVACGLSACAPASQVLQVPTLEVQSVRLTRLSLPGGLGGAPVADLKLGLRVTNPNAVPLKMSNIEATLVIDGAQVGQAEFPRVNVPARGSADQQADVSIPVTLSTAASFLKVARGQQVTYRLDGNFTADFGPLGPKNFGPFTLSQGQWKQNPIIPF from the coding sequence ATGCGTCTCCTGTTGCCCGCTGTCCTTGTCGCCTGTGGCCTGAGCGCCTGCGCGCCCGCGTCCCAGGTGCTGCAGGTGCCCACCCTGGAAGTCCAGAGCGTTCGTCTGACCCGCCTGTCGCTGCCGGGCGGGCTGGGCGGCGCGCCCGTGGCGGACCTGAAACTGGGGTTGCGCGTGACCAACCCCAACGCCGTGCCCCTGAAGATGAGCAACATCGAGGCCACGCTGGTGATCGACGGCGCGCAGGTGGGCCAGGCGGAATTTCCCCGCGTGAACGTTCCGGCACGCGGCTCGGCGGACCAGCAGGCCGACGTGTCCATTCCGGTCACGCTGTCCACCGCCGCCTCGTTCCTGAAGGTGGCGCGCGGGCAGCAGGTGACGTACCGGCTGGACGGCAACTTCACCGCCGACTTCGGCCCGCTGGGACCCAAGAACTTCGGCCCGTTCACGCTGAGCCAGGGGCAGTGGAAGCAGAACCCGATCATCCCCTTCTGA
- a CDS encoding CapA family protein: MRAGGRALLAALGLLGLTSGGQQHQLPLTFALVGDVSVARGVAQVNAADWGATLAALREALRADATFGNLESPLTTAPHTGGGLDLRAPPAGAAALFAFTHLGVENNHAHDGGAAGQRQSRRVLREHGLTPVTRALSITEVGGVPVAWAAFFDDGRTPPPLSAIREGARQAQLVVVGVHWGVEYGPVTARQRHLARELASAGADLIVGSGPHVLQGHDRLGQTLVLYSLGNLLLDQPYPDTRVGAVVRATRVAQGPHGAQGWSACAVPTRYRAGRVSSANAQERPRILSRLGLPACG; the protein is encoded by the coding sequence GTGAGGGCAGGGGGAAGGGCGCTGCTGGCCGCCCTGGGTCTGCTGGGCCTGACTTCTGGCGGGCAGCAACACCAGCTGCCCCTGACCTTCGCCCTGGTGGGCGACGTGAGCGTGGCGCGGGGGGTGGCGCAGGTCAACGCGGCAGACTGGGGGGCCACGCTCGCCGCTCTGCGTGAAGCGCTGAGGGCCGACGCCACCTTCGGCAATCTGGAGTCGCCACTGACCACCGCGCCGCACACGGGCGGCGGGCTGGACCTGCGGGCACCTCCCGCCGGAGCGGCGGCCCTGTTCGCCTTCACCCACCTGGGCGTGGAGAACAACCACGCGCACGACGGCGGCGCGGCGGGACAGCGTCAGTCGCGCCGGGTGCTGCGGGAGCATGGACTGACCCCGGTCACCCGCGCCCTGAGCATCACGGAGGTGGGCGGCGTGCCCGTTGCGTGGGCCGCGTTCTTCGACGACGGCCGCACACCGCCGCCCCTGTCCGCCATCCGGGAGGGGGCACGGCAGGCCCAGCTGGTGGTGGTGGGGGTGCACTGGGGCGTGGAATACGGCCCGGTCACGGCGCGGCAGCGGCACCTGGCCCGCGAGCTGGCCTCGGCGGGGGCGGACCTGATCGTGGGCAGCGGGCCGCACGTCCTGCAGGGCCACGATCGGCTGGGCCAGACCCTGGTGCTGTACAGCCTGGGCAACCTGCTGCTGGACCAGCCCTACCCGGACACGCGGGTGGGGGCGGTGGTGCGGGCCACGCGCGTGGCCCAGGGACCGCACGGGGCACAGGGCTGGAGCGCCTGCGCGGTGCCTACCCGTTACCGCGCGGGCCGCGTCTCCTCGGCCAACGCTCAGGAACGGCCCCGCATCCTCAGTCGGCTGGGGTTGCCCGCGTGCGGCTAA
- a CDS encoding DUF3160 domain-containing protein has protein sequence MMRTQMVLILSGGLALASGTHAQVFTLPVQPGTLSNPGLLKGNPDLGLPALNAAQRSALTRQGFVIAPAGWRQFDAVYEATRYAEQPVFVTTDAVLHIYHLVFDKLLRDLERETLAPAARQLTARLVAGAQKQVKALGGTPLEADARRALAYLAVAQKLADPAASVPPEVAQVVAAELKLIEAHAGTAPSPIFVASGLLEDYSQYVPRGHYTRSETLKRSFRTLTWLGRINLRVQKADETRTAALITHLLTGDAQAQALWARLYDPTALLIGASDDLNYRQYAQTLQTVTGGNIRRLGDAATVKAFQAALAKLPPPRVNSVFVVAKPGEGVDVRGRETLGFRLMGQRFTLDGAALQQLVYREVGTEQKPRTLPRGLDLLAAMGSDAALNELKKLGDAGYANYGTQMQKVRGQFAALRPADWNANVYSGWLYVLQALAKPEARDSRYPAFMRTPAWTRKEMLTALGSWTELRHDTLLYAKQVMAEMGAGEEPEHPRGYVEPNAAVWTRLLALEALTRRVLTEQNILSERSANNLESLRDMLDFLKAATARQLAGQPLSRDSYDRIHFFGGWLEQLKLASTDPEGEDGGGTPTFDEPPYAGVVADVATATDRALEEATGTIHELYAVVPDGRGGQQIARGGVYSQYEFTVPVSGRLTDEAWRARLKAGTLPPMHPWLDGIVVR, from the coding sequence ATGATGCGCACCCAGATGGTTCTGATCCTGTCCGGTGGTCTGGCCCTCGCCAGCGGGACACACGCACAAGTGTTCACGCTGCCCGTACAGCCCGGCACCCTGAGCAACCCAGGGCTGCTGAAGGGCAACCCCGATCTGGGCCTGCCCGCCCTGAACGCGGCCCAGCGCTCGGCCCTCACGCGGCAGGGCTTCGTGATCGCGCCCGCAGGGTGGCGGCAGTTCGACGCGGTGTACGAGGCCACCCGCTACGCCGAGCAGCCCGTCTTCGTGACCACCGACGCGGTGCTGCACATCTACCACCTCGTCTTCGACAAATTGCTGCGCGATCTGGAGCGTGAAACACTGGCCCCGGCGGCACGGCAGCTCACGGCGCGGCTGGTGGCGGGCGCACAGAAACAGGTGAAGGCGCTGGGCGGAACCCCGCTGGAGGCCGACGCTCGCCGGGCGCTGGCGTACCTGGCCGTCGCGCAGAAACTGGCGGACCCGGCGGCCTCAGTCCCGCCAGAAGTGGCGCAGGTGGTGGCAGCGGAACTGAAACTGATCGAGGCCCACGCGGGCACTGCCCCGTCGCCCATCTTCGTGGCCTCGGGCCTGCTGGAGGACTACTCGCAGTACGTGCCGCGCGGCCACTACACCCGGTCCGAAACGCTGAAGCGCTCCTTCCGCACGCTGACGTGGCTGGGCCGCATCAACCTGCGGGTGCAGAAAGCCGACGAGACGCGCACGGCGGCCCTGATCACGCACCTGCTGACCGGGGACGCGCAGGCGCAGGCGCTGTGGGCGCGGCTGTACGATCCCACCGCCCTGCTGATCGGCGCGAGCGACGACCTCAATTACCGGCAATACGCGCAGACACTTCAGACGGTGACGGGCGGGAATATCCGTCGGCTGGGCGACGCCGCCACGGTGAAGGCGTTCCAGGCCGCCCTGGCCAAGCTGCCGCCGCCGCGCGTCAACAGCGTCTTCGTGGTGGCGAAACCCGGCGAGGGCGTGGACGTGCGCGGGCGCGAGACGCTGGGCTTCCGGCTGATGGGTCAGCGCTTCACCCTGGACGGCGCGGCGCTGCAACAGCTGGTCTACCGCGAGGTGGGCACCGAACAGAAGCCGCGCACCCTTCCGCGCGGCCTGGACCTGCTGGCCGCGATGGGCAGCGACGCGGCCCTGAACGAGTTGAAGAAGCTGGGGGACGCGGGCTACGCGAATTACGGCACGCAGATGCAAAAGGTCCGGGGCCAGTTCGCCGCGCTGCGCCCCGCCGACTGGAACGCCAACGTCTACAGCGGCTGGCTGTACGTCTTGCAGGCGCTGGCCAAACCCGAGGCACGCGACAGCCGCTACCCGGCCTTTATGCGCACGCCCGCGTGGACCCGCAAGGAGATGCTCACGGCGCTGGGCTCGTGGACCGAGCTGCGGCACGACACGTTGCTGTACGCCAAGCAGGTGATGGCCGAGATGGGCGCCGGTGAGGAACCCGAACATCCACGCGGGTACGTGGAGCCGAATGCGGCGGTCTGGACCCGCCTGCTGGCGCTGGAGGCCCTGACCCGCCGCGTGCTGACCGAGCAGAATATTCTCTCCGAGCGCAGCGCCAACAACCTGGAGAGCCTGCGCGACATGCTGGACTTCCTGAAAGCGGCCACGGCCAGGCAACTGGCCGGACAGCCCCTGAGCCGGGACAGCTACGACCGCATCCACTTCTTCGGCGGCTGGCTGGAGCAGCTCAAGCTCGCCAGCACCGATCCCGAGGGAGAGGACGGCGGCGGCACCCCCACCTTCGACGAGCCGCCCTACGCAGGCGTGGTGGCCGACGTGGCGACGGCGACGGACCGCGCGCTGGAGGAAGCCACCGGCACCATTCACGAGCTGTACGCCGTCGTGCCGGACGGACGCGGAGGGCAGCAGATCGCGCGCGGCGGCGTGTACTCGCAGTACGAGTTCACGGTGCCCGTTTCTGGGCGCCTGACCGACGAGGCGTGGCGGGCGCGGCTGAAGGCCGGCACCCTGCCGCCCATGCACCCGTGGCTGGACGGCATCGTGGTGCGGTGA
- a CDS encoding carboxypeptidase-like regulatory domain-containing protein: MILTSALSASVTGRVVDAAGQPVRSATVIADNTLFYNTNVIGYTDANGKYKLDISKPIGTWNVTATVNLKYGDYTVGIDLIPENPKLLAGTEGGVRNFTFKPKPVTSADPYGSLGHVIVTPSIDTSDIDETKIELTLTPVGKLADGSAGRVIQGRPRRTGDGALLANVMWGTYRVTATYEGQPLQISRRPRPDHNEDYAWGRSYTGPFVEGFYKTQPTLFLEVRR; encoded by the coding sequence TTGATTCTGACCTCTGCGCTGTCGGCGAGCGTGACTGGGCGCGTGGTGGATGCGGCGGGCCAACCTGTCCGGAGCGCCACCGTGATCGCCGACAACACGCTGTTCTACAACACCAACGTGATCGGCTACACCGACGCCAACGGCAAGTACAAGCTGGATATCAGCAAGCCCATAGGCACCTGGAACGTCACGGCGACGGTGAACCTGAAGTACGGCGACTACACGGTGGGCATTGACCTGATCCCCGAGAACCCCAAGCTGCTGGCCGGCACCGAGGGCGGCGTCCGCAATTTCACTTTTAAGCCGAAACCCGTGACCAGCGCCGATCCTTACGGCAGCCTGGGCCACGTGATCGTGACGCCCTCCATCGACACCTCCGACATCGACGAGACCAAGATCGAGCTGACCCTGACCCCGGTGGGCAAGCTGGCCGACGGCAGCGCAGGCCGCGTCATCCAGGGCCGTCCACGGCGGACGGGGGATGGGGCGCTGCTGGCCAACGTGATGTGGGGGACGTACCGGGTCACGGCCACCTATGAAGGCCAGCCTCTCCAGATCAGTCGCAGACCGCGCCCTGACCACAACGAGGATTATGCGTGGGGCCGCAGCTACACCGGTCCCTTCGTGGAGGGATTTTATAAGACCCAGCCGACGCTGTTTCTGGAAGTCCGGCGGTAA
- the secG gene encoding preprotein translocase subunit SecG translates to MILNLFLVLFALICVALVFFILLQVPRQAGLSASMASGGSLLGGRGVEGGLVRITSVLGGFFMLLALLIGIVSR, encoded by the coding sequence ATGATTCTGAACCTGTTTCTCGTGCTGTTCGCGCTGATCTGTGTGGCGCTGGTCTTCTTCATTCTGCTGCAGGTGCCGCGTCAGGCGGGCCTCTCGGCCAGCATGGCTTCCGGCGGGTCTCTGCTGGGCGGCCGTGGTGTCGAAGGTGGCTTGGTCCGTATTACCAGCGTCCTGGGCGGCTTTTTCATGCTGTTGGCGTTGCTGATCGGCATCGTTTCTCGCTGA